A DNA window from Oenanthe melanoleuca isolate GR-GAL-2019-014 chromosome 11, OMel1.0, whole genome shotgun sequence contains the following coding sequences:
- the BCO1 gene encoding beta,beta-carotene 15,15'-dioxygenase, which yields MDALYGRNKEEHPEPIKAEVQGQLPTWLQGILLRNGPGMHTIGDSKYNHWFDGMALLHSFTFKNGEVYYRSKYLRSDTYNCNIEANRIVVSEFGTMAYPDPCKNIFAKAFTYLSHTIPEFTDNCLINIMKAGDEFYATGETNFIRKINAQTLETLEKVDYNKYVAVNLATSHPHYDSAGNVLNMGTSIVDKGKTKYLLFKIPSSVPEQEKKKSCFKHLEVVCSIPSRSLLHPSYYHSFGITENYIIFIEQPFRLDIVKMATAYIRGVSWASCLAYNKDDKTWFHFIDRKTKKEVSTKFYTDAMVFFHHINAYEEDGHIVFDIIAYTDNSLYDMFYLKNLGKDFEENVKLTSIPTCKRFVVPLQHDKDAVVDSNLVTLPSTATAIKQKDGSIYCQPEILCEGIELPRINYDYNGKKYKYVFATEVQWSPVPTKIAKFNTQTKEMLHWGQDDCWPSEPVFVPSPDAKEEDDGVVLTCVVKTDPKDPPFLLVLDAKTFTELGRATVNVEMHMDLHGMFIPQQDVKTGTE from the exons GGCAGTTGCCCACTTGGTTGCAAGGGATACTGCTCCGGAATGGCCCAGGCATGCACACGATAGGGGACAGCAAGTACAACCACTGGTTTGATGGCatggctctgctgcacagcttcacatttaaaaatg GTGAAGTTTACTACAGAAGTAAATATCTCCGAAGTGACACATACAACTGCAACATAGAAGCAAACAGAATCGTGGTGTCTGAGTTTGGGACTATGGCTTATCCAGATCCATGCAAAAACATATTTGCCAA GGCATTCACCTATTTGTCTCACACCATTCCTGAGTTCACAGACAACTGTCTGATCAACATTATGAAAGCTGGGGATGAGTTTTATGCTACTGGCGAGACTAACTTCATCAGGAAAATTAATGCACAGACTCTGGAGACATTGGAGAAG GTTGACTACAACAAATATGTAGCTGTAAATTTGGCAACTTCTCATCCACACTATGACAGTGCTGGAAATGTTCTCAACATGGGCACTTCAATAGTTGATAAAGGGAAGACAAAATACCTTCTATTTAAGATTCCTTCCTCTGTACCAG aacaggaaaagaagaagtCTTGTTTCAAGCACCTGGAAGTGGTTTGCTCCATCCCTTCTCGCTCTCTGCTCCACCCCAGCTACTACCACAGCTTTGGAATCACAGAGAATTACATTATCTTCATAGAGCAGCCCTTCAGACTGGATATTGTCAAAATGGCAACTGCTTACATCCGAGGTGTGAGCTGGGCTTCCTGCCTTGCCTATAATAAGGATGATAAG acTTGGTTTCACTTTATAGACAGGAAGACTAAAAAAGAAGTGTCCACCAAGTTTTACACCGATGCTATGGTGTTTTTTCACCATATAAATGCTTATGAAGAAGATGGCCACATTGTTTTTGATATTATTGCCTATACAGACAATAGCTTATATgacatgttttatttaaaaaacctgGGTAAAGACTTTGAAGAGAATGTAAAACTTACCTCCATACCAACCTGCAAAAGATTTGTGGTTCCTCTGCAGCATGACaag GATGCTGTAGTGGATTCTAATTTAGTCACACTTCCCTCTACTGCAACTGCTATAAAGCAAAAAGATGGAAGCATCTATTGCCAACCTGAAATACTATGTGAAG GGATAGAGCTGCCTCGCATCAACTATGACTATAATGGCAAAAAATACAAGTATGTCTTTGCAACAGAAGTCCAGTGGAGTCCAGTTCCTACAAAG ATAGCAAAATTTAATACTCAGACAAAGGAAATGCTCCACTGGGGACAGGATGACTGCTGGCCATCCGAGCCCGTTTTTGTTCCCAGCCCTGATGCAAAAGAAGAGGATGATG GTGTTGTTCTGACCTGTGTTGTGAAGACTGATCCAAAGGATCCACCCTTCCTACTTGTCTTGGATGCTAAAACATTCACAGAGCTGGGTCGAGCCACAGTAAATGTGGAAATGCATATGGACCTGCACGGAATGTTTATACCACAGCAAGATGTGAAAACTGGGACTGAATAA